A single window of Poecilia reticulata strain Guanapo linkage group LG10, Guppy_female_1.0+MT, whole genome shotgun sequence DNA harbors:
- the dusp1 gene encoding dual specificity protein phosphatase 1: MYLDLTLIARCTTMVIMEVPTINCASLRSLMEGDVPGCLVLDCRSFLSFNASHISGSTNVRFSTIVRRRARGGLGLEHIVPNEDTRNRLLSGEYQSVVLLDERSTDLGQAKKDGTLMLAVNALCRSPCGIRVFILQGGFDCFSSEYPEMCTKASPPQGLSLSLSARNPESADPNCSPCNTPLYDQGGPVEILPFLYLGSAYHASRKDMLDMLGITALINVSSNCPNHFEDSFLYKSIPVEDNHKADISSWFNEAIEFIDSVRNNGGRVFVHCQAGISRSATICLAYLMRTNRVKLDEAFEFVKQRRSIISPNFSFMGQLLQFESQVLASSTCSSEAGSPAISKSSTVFNFPVSIPVHASSGQLAFRHSPITTSPSC, encoded by the exons ATGTATTTGGATTTGACACTCATAGCCCGCTGTACTACTATGGTGATAATGGAAGTTCCCACCATCAACTGCGCGTCCCTCCGGTCTCTAATGGAGGGCGACGTCCCGGGCTGCCTGGTGCTGGACTGCCGCTCCTTCCTCTCCTTCAACGCCTCTCACATCTCCGGCTCCACCAATGTGCGTTTTAGCACCATAGTCCGGAGGAGGGCGAGGGGCGGGCTGGGGCTGGAGCACATCGTGCCCAACGAGGACACCAGGAACCGGCTCCTGTCCGGGGAGTACCAGTCCGTGGTGCTGCTGGACGAACGGAGCACGGACCTGGGCCAGGCTAAGAAGGACGGGACGCTGATGCTGGCTGTTAATGCGCTCTGCCGCAGCCCCTGTGGAATCAGGGTGTTTATTCTCCAAG GTGGATTTGACTGTTTTTCCTCTGAGTATCCAGAGATGTGCACCAAAGCTTCCCCTCCTCAAGGGCTCAGCTTATCCCTGAGTGCCAGAAATCCAGAGAGTGCAGACCCAAACTGCAGTCCCTGCAACACACCTCTATATGATCAg GGTGGTCCTGTGGAGATCCTGCCGTTCCTGTATCTTGGCAGTGCTTACCACGCTTCCAGAAAAGACATGCTGGACATGCTCGGCATCACCGCTCTGATCAACGTCTCCTCCAACTGTCCCAACCACTTCGAGGACTCCTTTCTGTACAAAAGCATCCCGGTGGAGGACAACCACAAGGCCGACATCAGCTCCTGGTTCAACGAGGCGATAGAGTTTATTG ATTCGGTGAGAAACAACGGGGGCCGCGTGTTCGTGCATTGTCAGGCCGGCATCTCCCGCTCTGCCACCATCTGCCTCGCCTACCTCATGCGCACCAACCGCGTGAAGCTGGACGAGGCCTTTGAGTTCGTCAAGCAGCGCCGCAGCATCATCTCCCCCAACTTCAGCTTCATGGGTCAGCTCCTGCAGTTCGAGTCCCAGGTCCTGGCCTCCTCCACTTGCTCCTCGGAGGCGGGAAGCCCGGCGATCAGCAAGAGCAGCACCGTGTTCAACTTCCCCGTCTCCATCCCCGTTCACGCGTCGTCCGGTCAGCTCGCCTTCCGCCACAGTCCCATCACGACCTCCCCCAGCTGCTGA